From the Bombus vancouverensis nearcticus chromosome 3, iyBomVanc1_principal, whole genome shotgun sequence genome, one window contains:
- the LOC117165899 gene encoding 3-oxoacyl-[acyl-carrier-protein] synthase, mitochondrial isoform X1, whose translation MFTPLAIINRRLTTAARCKRRVVVTGMGIVCPLGIGVQNAWQALINSKSGITKLTNPEYDKLPCKVAALVPKGNGPNELDIDSYFTKSELRTMCPATPYALIATEEALNDANWKPNNETDKRDTGVAVGIGMIDLIDVCTTYEALKKGYNKVSPYFVPRILTNMAAGQISIKYGLRGPNHSVSTACATGAHAIGDAFRFIRGGETSVMICGGAEACISPLAIAAFCRLRALSTNKNDFPYEASRPFDKDRDGFVMGEGAAILVLEELNHALERKANIYAEVLGYGLSGDATHLTAPSEDGTGAILAMDRAVKDAGIETVEITFINAHATSTPLGDGIELKAIESFMGQHSKNVTVSSTKGAHGHLLGAAGNLEAVFTILAIKESVIPPTLNLHNLDTETSLNFAPNIKKNWNTTSRRVALKNAFGFGGTNACLCFAQYNE comes from the exons ATGTTTACTCCGCTTGCTATTATTAATCGTAGATTAACAACCGCTGCAAGATGCAAACGGCGAGTTGTTGTTACAGGAATGGGTATAGTATGTCCTCTGGGAATTGGTGTACAAAATGCTTGGCAAGCACTTATTAATTCTAAATCAGGTATCACCAAATTGACTAATCCGGAATATGACAAGCTACCTTGCAAAGTTG CTGCATTAGTACCTAAAGGAAATGGTCCTAATGAATTGGATATCGATTCATATTTTACAAAAAGTGAGTTACGTACAATGTGCCCAGCTACTCCTTATGCTTTGATAGCTACAGAAGAAGCATTGAATGATGCAAATTGGAAACCAAACAATGAAACTGATAAACGAGATACAGGAGTAGCAGTAGGAATTGGAATGATAGATTTAATTGATGTATGCACAACATATGAAGCCTTAAAAAAAGGATATAACAAAGTTAGTCCTTATTTTGTGCCAAGAATATTAACAAATATGGCTGCAGGACAAATTAGTATTAAATATGGTCTTCGTGGCCCGAATCATTCTGTGTCAACAGCATGTGCAACTGGAGCACATGCAATTG GTGATGCATTTCGTTTTATTCGTGGGGGAGAAACAAGTGTAATGATATGTGGTGGGGCAGAAGCATGCATCAGTCCTCTTGCTATAGCTGCTTTTTGTAGACTTCGAGCATTGAGTACTAACAAAAATGATTTTCCGTATGAAGCATCAAGGCCATTTGATAAAGATAGGGATGGATTTGTTATGGGAGAAGGTGCTGCGATACTAGTGTTGGAAGAATTAAATCATGCACTTGAAAGGAAAGCTAATATTTATGCGGAAGTGTTAGGGTATGGTTTATCTGGTGATGCAACACATTTGACTGCACCTAGTGAAGATGGTACAGGTGCTATATTAGCCATGGACAGAGCAGTCAAAGATGCTGGTATAGAAACTGTAGAAATAACTTTTATTAATGCACATGCAACTTCAACCCCTTTAGGTGATGGTATTGAACTGAAAGCTATAGAATCATTTATGGGACAACATAGTAAAAACGTAACTGTCTCTAGTACAAAAGGTGCACATGGTCATTTGTTAGGTGCAGCAGGAAACTTAGAAGCTGTTTTTACTATTCTGGCAATAAAAGAGAGTGTAATTCCACCAACATTAAATTTGCATAATTTGGATACAGAAACATCTTTAAATTTTGCTCctaatataaagaaaaattggAATACAACCTCTAGACGCGTGGCATTAAAAAATGCTTTTGGTTTTGGTGGAACAAATGCATGCTTATGCTTTGCACAATATAATGAATAA
- the LOC117165899 gene encoding 3-oxoacyl-[acyl-carrier-protein] synthase, mitochondrial isoform X2, whose product MFTPLAIINRRLTTAARCKRRVVVTGMGIVCPLGIGVQNAWQALINSKSGITKLTNPEYDKLPCKVATEEALNDANWKPNNETDKRDTGVAVGIGMIDLIDVCTTYEALKKGYNKVSPYFVPRILTNMAAGQISIKYGLRGPNHSVSTACATGAHAIGDAFRFIRGGETSVMICGGAEACISPLAIAAFCRLRALSTNKNDFPYEASRPFDKDRDGFVMGEGAAILVLEELNHALERKANIYAEVLGYGLSGDATHLTAPSEDGTGAILAMDRAVKDAGIETVEITFINAHATSTPLGDGIELKAIESFMGQHSKNVTVSSTKGAHGHLLGAAGNLEAVFTILAIKESVIPPTLNLHNLDTETSLNFAPNIKKNWNTTSRRVALKNAFGFGGTNACLCFAQYNE is encoded by the exons ATGTTTACTCCGCTTGCTATTATTAATCGTAGATTAACAACCGCTGCAAGATGCAAACGGCGAGTTGTTGTTACAGGAATGGGTATAGTATGTCCTCTGGGAATTGGTGTACAAAATGCTTGGCAAGCACTTATTAATTCTAAATCAGGTATCACCAAATTGACTAATCCGGAATATGACAAGCTACCTTGCAAAGTTG CTACAGAAGAAGCATTGAATGATGCAAATTGGAAACCAAACAATGAAACTGATAAACGAGATACAGGAGTAGCAGTAGGAATTGGAATGATAGATTTAATTGATGTATGCACAACATATGAAGCCTTAAAAAAAGGATATAACAAAGTTAGTCCTTATTTTGTGCCAAGAATATTAACAAATATGGCTGCAGGACAAATTAGTATTAAATATGGTCTTCGTGGCCCGAATCATTCTGTGTCAACAGCATGTGCAACTGGAGCACATGCAATTG GTGATGCATTTCGTTTTATTCGTGGGGGAGAAACAAGTGTAATGATATGTGGTGGGGCAGAAGCATGCATCAGTCCTCTTGCTATAGCTGCTTTTTGTAGACTTCGAGCATTGAGTACTAACAAAAATGATTTTCCGTATGAAGCATCAAGGCCATTTGATAAAGATAGGGATGGATTTGTTATGGGAGAAGGTGCTGCGATACTAGTGTTGGAAGAATTAAATCATGCACTTGAAAGGAAAGCTAATATTTATGCGGAAGTGTTAGGGTATGGTTTATCTGGTGATGCAACACATTTGACTGCACCTAGTGAAGATGGTACAGGTGCTATATTAGCCATGGACAGAGCAGTCAAAGATGCTGGTATAGAAACTGTAGAAATAACTTTTATTAATGCACATGCAACTTCAACCCCTTTAGGTGATGGTATTGAACTGAAAGCTATAGAATCATTTATGGGACAACATAGTAAAAACGTAACTGTCTCTAGTACAAAAGGTGCACATGGTCATTTGTTAGGTGCAGCAGGAAACTTAGAAGCTGTTTTTACTATTCTGGCAATAAAAGAGAGTGTAATTCCACCAACATTAAATTTGCATAATTTGGATACAGAAACATCTTTAAATTTTGCTCctaatataaagaaaaattggAATACAACCTCTAGACGCGTGGCATTAAAAAATGCTTTTGGTTTTGGTGGAACAAATGCATGCTTATGCTTTGCACAATATAATGAATAA
- the LOC117165898 gene encoding gametogenetin-binding protein 2-like isoform X2, whose translation MLTKEEIKASFEVTCKDMLAILGQAVPCVGCRRSVERLFYDLMKSGHPALDPLVITPEGLLSIKDDVLESPQLLCTMLQGHSTRLNSLVEGQPRNKKSRRCVLHSLEIQRMRPPPSAWKEVWDCMDHSCRLALSLIESNSLEATLDTYLRKHRFCGECRTKVLLAFSLLTTEPEPEKEKGYVASLYYGIRRCIRDRHVHIPTNPYFMDNLMGRIQPELMGRERHAKTLEIAQEEVLTCLAMCVAERLHRIHRRLREEETVCKVLAAVAVDALSRNFQMAVEVKQGISQLELLYEELTREEIAKQQRREKLRLKRKKKKERRYEIEEKENTCDCSSKKQSGSSDTPCVCGDSKPTTQNIDQHKLQVLDPKNKGPPTCKCPDCVKKSKSGISRSQSQTQLAFPKKSSNMQKNTIKKHSELKTKISANQTKKSNIPVKNLSEEELFDACESCKDLSEKIENDHWHNLGDYKDSMTKGIVDAWIGKPSKRCNMWIEMKKRFELSISERKSRSSSEQSSQDCGYSSEHNISSSSLPSTPEGSEVACSDGCCNHERDCHDIRPSEKLVHSSSSISLLKERGGGLTLTQMLEDSYLSGDEEKESYIPAEEVLEFKSRMCQVLEKRQELRQTLRRRFAILCSHHKPFTIPN comes from the exons ATGCttacaaaagaagaaattaaGGCCTCATTTGAAGTAACATGCAAGGATATGCTTGCAATCTTAGGCCAAGCTGTACCATGTGTTGGTTGCAGAAGAAg TGTTGAGAGATTATTCTATGACCTCATGAAATCAGGACATCCAGCATTAGATCCACTAGTGATTACACCTGAAGGTTTATTATCAATAAAAGATGATGTTTTAGAATCACCACAGTTGCTCTGTACAATGTTGCAAGGACACAg CACTAGGTTAAACAGTTTAGTGGAAGGCCAACCTAGAAATAAAAAATCACGGAGATGTGTATTACATTCATTAGAAATTCAGCGTATGAGACCTCCTCCAAGTGCATGGAAAGAAGTATGGGATTGCATGGATCATTCATGTCGTTTAGCACTTTCATTGATTGAAAGTAATAGCCTAGAGGCTACTTTGGATACGTATTTACGTAAACATCG ATTTTGTGGCGAATGTCGGACGAAGGTATTGCTGGCATTTTCTCTATTAACAACAGAGCCTGAaccagagaaagaaaaaggctATGTTGCTTCTTTATATTATGGGATCAGACGTTGCATACGTGATAGACATGTACATATACCTACAAATCCATATTTTATGGATAATCTTATGGGACGTATACAGCCAGAATTGATGGGAAG GGAACGACATGCAAAAACGTTAGAAATTGCTCAAGAAGAAGTACTTACATGTCTAGCAATGTGTGTTGCTGAACGCTTGCATAGAATTCATAGACGATTAAGAGAAGAGGAAACTGTATGCAAAGTATTAGCTGCTGTTGCAGTAGATGCATTATCTAGGAATTTTCAA ATGGCTGTAGAAGTCAAACAAGGTATTTCTCAACTAGAACTTCTCTATGAAGAATTAACAAGAGAAGAAATAGCAAAACAACAGAGGCGAGAAAAGTTACGTTTAAAAcgcaaaaagaagaaagaacgacGATATGagatagaagaaaaagaaaatacatgTGAT tgTTCAAGCAAAAAGCAAAGTGGTAGTAGCGATACGCCTTGTGTTTGTGGGGATTCAAAACCCACAACGCAAAACATAGATCAACATAAG TTACAAGTATTAGATCCAAAAAATAAGGGACCACCTACATGTAAATGCCCAGACTGTGTAAAAAAATCGAAGTCTGGTATATCACGATCACAAAGTCAAACACAATTAGCATTCCCCAAAAAATCAtcaaatatgcaaaaaaatacGATTAAAAAACATTCTGAATTAAAGACCAAAATTTCTGCAAATCAAACAAAGAAAAGTAATATACCTGTCAAAAACCTTTCGGAAGAAGAATTATTTGATGCGTGTGAATCGTGTAAG GATCTTTCGGAAAAGATTGAAAATGATCATTGGCATAATCTAGGAGATTATAAAGATTCAATGACTAAAGGAATAGTAGATGCTTGGATCGGAAAACCAAGCAAGAGATGTAATATGTGGATAGAAATGAAGAAACGTTTCGAATTGTCAATCTCAGAAAGGAAAAGTCGTTCTTCAAGTGAACAATCGTCGCAAGATTGTGGTTATTCGTCGGAGCATAATATTAGCAGTTCTTCCCTTCCTAGTACTCCAGAAGGATCGGAAGTAGCTTGTAGCGATGGATGTTGTAACCATGAGAGGGACTGTCACGATATAAGACCATCTGAAAAACTTGTTCATTCCAGTTCTAGTATCTCGTTGTTAAAGGAAAGGGGCGGGGGTTTAACACTTACACAAATGTTAGAA GATTCTTATTTATCAGgcgacgaagaaaaagaaagttatATTCCAGCTGAGGAAGTATTGGAATTTAAATCTCGAATGTGCCAAGTCCTTGAAAAGCGACAAGAACTGCGTCAAACACTGAGAAGACGTTTTGCTATTTTATGCAGTCATCACAAACCCTTTACCATTCCTAATTAA
- the LOC117165898 gene encoding gametogenetin-binding protein 2-like isoform X1 produces the protein MAKLVDVWRDDDPVDLTRRQMPFIVDENLTMVMDINGLGAICDSPLVCGKELDEFTRKLNMLTKEEIKASFEVTCKDMLAILGQAVPCVGCRRSVERLFYDLMKSGHPALDPLVITPEGLLSIKDDVLESPQLLCTMLQGHSTRLNSLVEGQPRNKKSRRCVLHSLEIQRMRPPPSAWKEVWDCMDHSCRLALSLIESNSLEATLDTYLRKHRFCGECRTKVLLAFSLLTTEPEPEKEKGYVASLYYGIRRCIRDRHVHIPTNPYFMDNLMGRIQPELMGRERHAKTLEIAQEEVLTCLAMCVAERLHRIHRRLREEETVCKVLAAVAVDALSRNFQMAVEVKQGISQLELLYEELTREEIAKQQRREKLRLKRKKKKERRYEIEEKENTCDCSSKKQSGSSDTPCVCGDSKPTTQNIDQHKLQVLDPKNKGPPTCKCPDCVKKSKSGISRSQSQTQLAFPKKSSNMQKNTIKKHSELKTKISANQTKKSNIPVKNLSEEELFDACESCKDLSEKIENDHWHNLGDYKDSMTKGIVDAWIGKPSKRCNMWIEMKKRFELSISERKSRSSSEQSSQDCGYSSEHNISSSSLPSTPEGSEVACSDGCCNHERDCHDIRPSEKLVHSSSSISLLKERGGGLTLTQMLEDSYLSGDEEKESYIPAEEVLEFKSRMCQVLEKRQELRQTLRRRFAILCSHHKPFTIPN, from the exons ATGGCGAAGTTAGTGGACGTTTGGCGGGACGATGACCCGGTCGATTTGACACGAAGACAAATGCCGTTCATTGTCGATGAGAATCTTACG ATGGTTATGGATATAAATGGTTTAGGAGCAATCTGTGATAGTCCATTAGTTTGTGGTAAAGAACTGGATGAATTTACGAGAAAACTTAATATGCttacaaaagaagaaattaaGGCCTCATTTGAAGTAACATGCAAGGATATGCTTGCAATCTTAGGCCAAGCTGTACCATGTGTTGGTTGCAGAAGAAg TGTTGAGAGATTATTCTATGACCTCATGAAATCAGGACATCCAGCATTAGATCCACTAGTGATTACACCTGAAGGTTTATTATCAATAAAAGATGATGTTTTAGAATCACCACAGTTGCTCTGTACAATGTTGCAAGGACACAg CACTAGGTTAAACAGTTTAGTGGAAGGCCAACCTAGAAATAAAAAATCACGGAGATGTGTATTACATTCATTAGAAATTCAGCGTATGAGACCTCCTCCAAGTGCATGGAAAGAAGTATGGGATTGCATGGATCATTCATGTCGTTTAGCACTTTCATTGATTGAAAGTAATAGCCTAGAGGCTACTTTGGATACGTATTTACGTAAACATCG ATTTTGTGGCGAATGTCGGACGAAGGTATTGCTGGCATTTTCTCTATTAACAACAGAGCCTGAaccagagaaagaaaaaggctATGTTGCTTCTTTATATTATGGGATCAGACGTTGCATACGTGATAGACATGTACATATACCTACAAATCCATATTTTATGGATAATCTTATGGGACGTATACAGCCAGAATTGATGGGAAG GGAACGACATGCAAAAACGTTAGAAATTGCTCAAGAAGAAGTACTTACATGTCTAGCAATGTGTGTTGCTGAACGCTTGCATAGAATTCATAGACGATTAAGAGAAGAGGAAACTGTATGCAAAGTATTAGCTGCTGTTGCAGTAGATGCATTATCTAGGAATTTTCAA ATGGCTGTAGAAGTCAAACAAGGTATTTCTCAACTAGAACTTCTCTATGAAGAATTAACAAGAGAAGAAATAGCAAAACAACAGAGGCGAGAAAAGTTACGTTTAAAAcgcaaaaagaagaaagaacgacGATATGagatagaagaaaaagaaaatacatgTGAT tgTTCAAGCAAAAAGCAAAGTGGTAGTAGCGATACGCCTTGTGTTTGTGGGGATTCAAAACCCACAACGCAAAACATAGATCAACATAAG TTACAAGTATTAGATCCAAAAAATAAGGGACCACCTACATGTAAATGCCCAGACTGTGTAAAAAAATCGAAGTCTGGTATATCACGATCACAAAGTCAAACACAATTAGCATTCCCCAAAAAATCAtcaaatatgcaaaaaaatacGATTAAAAAACATTCTGAATTAAAGACCAAAATTTCTGCAAATCAAACAAAGAAAAGTAATATACCTGTCAAAAACCTTTCGGAAGAAGAATTATTTGATGCGTGTGAATCGTGTAAG GATCTTTCGGAAAAGATTGAAAATGATCATTGGCATAATCTAGGAGATTATAAAGATTCAATGACTAAAGGAATAGTAGATGCTTGGATCGGAAAACCAAGCAAGAGATGTAATATGTGGATAGAAATGAAGAAACGTTTCGAATTGTCAATCTCAGAAAGGAAAAGTCGTTCTTCAAGTGAACAATCGTCGCAAGATTGTGGTTATTCGTCGGAGCATAATATTAGCAGTTCTTCCCTTCCTAGTACTCCAGAAGGATCGGAAGTAGCTTGTAGCGATGGATGTTGTAACCATGAGAGGGACTGTCACGATATAAGACCATCTGAAAAACTTGTTCATTCCAGTTCTAGTATCTCGTTGTTAAAGGAAAGGGGCGGGGGTTTAACACTTACACAAATGTTAGAA GATTCTTATTTATCAGgcgacgaagaaaaagaaagttatATTCCAGCTGAGGAAGTATTGGAATTTAAATCTCGAATGTGCCAAGTCCTTGAAAAGCGACAAGAACTGCGTCAAACACTGAGAAGACGTTTTGCTATTTTATGCAGTCATCACAAACCCTTTACCATTCCTAATTAA